The proteins below come from a single Arthrobacter crystallopoietes genomic window:
- a CDS encoding NUDIX hydrolase, with the protein MSAKSDLQQLLNVPMEKRLSVRDREGWYNVELDDEESRAAAVLLLFGALDSTPSQFHESAVPDDLDVLFVERAATLSSHPGQVAFPGGGIDPDDDGPIAAALREAVEETGLDATGVEVLGTLPEIPLSVSNFLVTPVVAWWSAPSPVAVVDFAESAQVFRVPVADLLNPANRRMTVVQREGQVFKSPGFLVHNVVVWGFTAILLSHLFDDLGWAIPWDRSHEIPAPLRPVAPVDDPSQA; encoded by the coding sequence ATGAGCGCGAAGTCCGACCTGCAGCAGCTTCTGAACGTTCCCATGGAAAAGCGGTTGTCCGTACGGGACCGTGAGGGCTGGTACAACGTCGAACTCGACGACGAGGAATCCCGGGCGGCAGCGGTCCTGCTGTTGTTCGGGGCGCTGGACAGCACACCCTCCCAATTTCATGAGTCGGCTGTCCCTGATGATCTGGACGTACTGTTCGTGGAACGTGCAGCCACCTTGTCCTCCCACCCCGGACAGGTGGCGTTTCCCGGCGGAGGAATCGATCCCGACGACGACGGGCCGATTGCCGCTGCCCTGCGTGAAGCAGTGGAAGAGACGGGGCTCGATGCCACTGGAGTGGAAGTTCTTGGCACGCTGCCGGAGATTCCCCTGTCGGTCAGCAACTTTCTGGTCACCCCCGTCGTTGCCTGGTGGTCTGCGCCATCGCCGGTAGCAGTGGTCGACTTCGCCGAGTCTGCGCAGGTCTTCCGGGTGCCGGTGGCCGACCTGCTGAACCCCGCCAACCGGCGGATGACAGTTGTCCAACGGGAAGGACAGGTCTTCAAAAGCCCTGGCTTCCTAGTCCATAACGTGGTCGTTTGGGGCTTCACCGCGATACTGCTAAGTCACCTTTTCGACGACCTGGGCTGGGCAATCCCTTGGGACCGGTCGCATGAGATCCCCGCCCCGTTGCGCCCGGTAGCTCCGGTTGATGACCCGTCCCAAGCTTGA